AGCACCTGATCCGGGGCGGTGAAGTCCAGCGACTTGGCGGGGGAAATGACCATCAGCATGGCGGTGCAGATAGAGGCTTGGAACGGCCACGGCTAGTGCGGCGCTGGACAATGGCGCCGCTGGCCGCGATGTTGCCCGCCCTTTCGCCGGACCTTCGACCGATGCCGCAAATCCTGGGCCTTCTGGCCGCCCTGACCTGTCCGCTGGTCATGTTCGTGGGCCTGTTCCTGGTGCTGCGCACCCAGGGGCTGAAGTGGCGCATCGCCTGGGCGGTGCTGTGCTTCGTCGGGATCGGGGCGTTCTGGATGCGGGCGTCCACCGGCGAGTGGGGCTTCGTTCCGGGCGCGATCAACCTGCTGGGCCCCGGTCAGCAGCCCGGCTTCTACAAGGCCACGTTCCCGATCGGAGCCATCGCGGCCATGGTCGTCTGCATCGGCGTTCGCCGGGCCCGCGCCGCGGCGGCGAAGCGGCGCCAGGATGAGGTCGAGCCCGAGGTCTAGAACAGCACGCGCGGGTTCATGATCCGCTGGGGGTCCAGCGCCGCGCGGACGGCGCGCAGGGCCTCGATCTCGACGGCGCTCTTGTAGCGCAAGGCCTCGGCCGACTTCATCGCCCCCAGGCCGTGCTCGGCGCTGATCGAGCCGTTCATGCCGGCCACGATGTCATGGACGATCCGCGCGCCCTCGTCGCGCAGGGCGTCGTGGGGATCGTCGGGCGCCCCGTCCGCCCGCAGCACGTCGTAGTGCACATTGCCGTCGCCGACATGGCCGAAGGCCACGACCCGCACGCCGGGCGAGAGGCGCTCCACCGCCGCCGTGGCCTGGTCGATGAACGCGGCGACTTTCGAGACTGGCACGGAAACGTCGTGCTTCCAGGCCGCGCCCTCGGGCTTCTGGCCGCCGGACTGGTTCTCACGCACGGCCCAGAAGGCGTGAGCCTGGGTTTGCGATTGCGCGACGGCCGCGTCCTGGACCAGGCCGGTTTCCAGAGCCCCGGCCAGCAGCCGCTCCATGGCCGCCTCGGCCGCGCCGGGCTCGCCCGAAGCGGTCTCGATCAGCACGTACCAGGGATGCACGGCCTCCAGCGGCTCGCGCAGGCCGGGGATGTGCTTGAGGGCGAAGGCGACCCCCAGGCGGCTCATCAGCTCGAAGGCCTCGACCGCCCCGCCGGTCTCGTCCTTGGCCTTGGCCAGCAGGGCGATGGCGGCGTTCGGCGTGGCCACGGCGGCGATGGCCACGCAGCGCGAGGCCAGCAGCGGATAGAGTTTCAGGCTGGCGGCGGTGATGATCCCCAGCGTGCCCTCGGCCCCGATCAGCAGGTGCTTGAGGTCGTAACCGGTGTTGTCCTTGCGCAGCCGCTTGAGGCCGTTCCACACCTCGCCATTGGGCAGCACCGCCTCGATCCCCAGGATCTGGTCGCGCATGACGCCATAGCGCAGCACGGCCGTGCCGCCGGCGTTGGTCGAGGCCAGGCCGCCGATCGTGCACGAACCTTCCGAGGCCACGCTCAGCGGGAAGCGGCGGTTGACGCTCAGGGCCACCTCGTGGGCCTTGGCCAGGGTTACGCCGGCCTCCAGCACCATGACGTCGTCGAAGGCGTCGACGTCGCGCACGGCGGTCAGCTTCTCGGTCGAGAGCAGGATTTCGCCCTGCGGGATCTGGCCGGCGACCAGGCCGGTGTTGCCGCCCTGGGGCGTGATCGCCACGCCGTCGGCGGCGCAGATGCCGACCACGGCGGCCACCTCCGCCGTCGAGCGCGGCAGGGCCAGCAAAGGCGTCTGGCCCGTCCATCGCCCGCGCCACTCCTTCAGCTTGGGGGCCAGGCGGTCGGGATCCTGGCTCCACCCGCCCTCGCCGAGCACGGCCTTGAGGCGGGACAGGGTGTCGGCGGGAACGGGCTTGGTCATGGCAGCGGAGGATACGCTTTCGAGGCTGCCCCTGTCAGTATATACTGGAGGCTATACGGAGACCGACATGGGCATCCTGATCAAGAACCCCGAAGCCGAGCGCGCGGTGCGCGAGCTCGCCAGCCTGACCGGCGAGAGCCTGACCACCGCCATCGAGATCGCGGTGAAGGAGCGGCTGGAGGCCAAGCGGGCGGTCAAACCGAAACACATCCCTCGCAGCGCAGCGGAGATGAAAGCGATTACGCGGAGATTCCTGACGCCGAAGGCGCGGGCCGGATTGATCCCCCCGCTCACCAAGGCGGACTTTGATGAGCTCTGGGAAATCCCAGGCTTCGCGGAAGACTCCACCCCGTGATCCTCGTTGTCGACACTTCCGCACTTGTGGCGATCGCTGCCGAAGAGGCGGGCTGCGACACCTTCATTGACGCGCTTGAAGCCGCGACCGAGGCGTTCATGTCGCCCATGACCTATGTCAAACTGGGCAGCGTCCTCGTCGGACGCGGCCTCTTTCCGTCGCGCGATGTCACGGACGATTGGTTGGGCGTGTATCGCGTCCAGATCGCGAGAAGTCCGGTCATCGACACCGCTGCGCTCGACGCCTACCTGCGTTACGGCAAAGGCCGACACCCCGCGCGGCTGAATCTGGGCGACTGCTTCTCGTATGCCCTGGCCAAGCAGTTAGACGCGCCCCTGCTCTACAAAGGCGACGACTTTCCGCTGACCGACGTGCGCTCGGCGCTGGCCTAGCCGGCCGCCGGGTTGGGAACGCCCCGGACGTCGCGCCAGTATTCCTCGGCCACGTCGTCGTCGATCACCGGCGGATCGCCCGCGCCCTTGTAGAGCCGATCGTCACCGCCCTTGCGGGCCTTGGCGATCCAGAAGGGCTGGCCCGTCTCGACGTCGCTGAAATTGGCCTTCAGGCCCGAATTGCGCAGCGCCTCGAACGTGCGCCCGCCGTAGTACAGCGTCTCGCCGGTCTTGGAGAGCCGCACACGCCCGATCCGCGCCGGCCCGTTCAGCCCCTTGGACTTGTCCTCGAGGTACATGATGCGGAATTTCATCGGCTTTATCCTATGAACCCGGCCGCGCGTCGCAGCCGGTCGTTGATCGCCTCGCCCAGACCTTCGTCCGGTATGGGCGCGACGGCGATGCCGACGGGGCTGGTGCGGTCGGCGGCGCGCAGGAACGCGAACAGCTTAGCCGCCGCTTCCACCAGATCGCCCGAGGGGCTGAGGTTGAACACCCCCTCCCCGGCTGGCCACGGCCCGAACGCCAGGAACGCTTCGCCCGCCTCTGGCGCGGCGGCCTCGATCCGTACGGGCGCGTCGGGGGCGTAGTGCAGGGCCAGGCGGCCAGGCGAGCGCTTGGCGTCATCGTCGGCCTGCGCCAACGGACCGACCACGGCCTCCAGCTGGGCGCGGGTCACCGCGCCGGGGCGCAGCAGGCGGACGGGACCGTCGAGCACGGCGACGACGGTGCTTTCCAGGCCCACCTCGCAGGGGCCGCCGTCCAGGGCGGCGGCGGTCTTGCTACCGGTCTCGGCGAAGGCGTCGTCGAAGGTGGTGGGGCTGGGCCGGCCCGAGCGGTTGGCAGAGGGGGCGACCACCGGTCCGCCGAACGCTTCCAGTACGGCGCGCGACAGCGGATGGCCCGGCACCCGGATCGCCACGGTGTCGAGTCCGGCCCGCGCCAGGTCGCAGACGGCGGCGGTGTCGCGGATGGGCGCGACGATGGTCAGCGGACCGGGCCAGAAGGCCCGCGCCAAGGCCTGGGCGCGGTCGTCGAAAGCGGCGATGCGGGCGGCCGTCGCCGCGTCGTGGACGTGGGCGATCAGCGGGTTGAAGCGCGGACGACCCTTGGCCTCGAAGATCGCGGCCACGGCGGCCGGATTGGCGGCGTCGGCGCCCAGGCCGTAGACCGTCTCGGTGGGCAGCAGCACGAGCCCCCCGTCACGGAGCGCTTGCGCGGCAGCCTCTATTTCTTCTTGGCCGTGATGGCGAAGCTGACCTTCACCTTGCCGCCGATCTGATCCGTAGACGCCCATTCACCCTGTCCAACCCCGAACACGGTCCGGTCCAGGGTGGTTACACCCCGAGCCGTGGCCGTGTCGCCGTCGATCTTCAGGCTGAAGGGCAGGCTGACGGGCTTCTTGACCCCGCGCAGCTCCAGCGTCCCCTCGGCGACGAACTTGCCCTCGCCGGTCTTGCGGAACTTGCTGGCGGTGAAGGTGGCCTTGGGATGGGTCGCGGCGGCGAAGAAGTCGTCGCTGGGCAGGCTGGCGTCGCGCTGGTCGTCGCCGGTGGCGGCCGAGCTCATGTCGATGCTGACGGTCAGCTTGGAGCGGTCCAGCGCCTCGGGCGAGAACAGGATGTCGGCGGTCCAGCGCTTGAACTGGCCTTCGATGGCGTCACCGGCCCAGGTGGCCGAGAAGCCGAGGGTCGAGCTCTTGGCGACGGTCCAGGCGACGGGGTCTTTCAGCGCGCTGTCCGGCTCGGCCGGCGCGGCGGCTTCGGCGGGCGCGGTCGGAGCGGCGGGCGCGGCGCTCGGCGCGGGCGCGGCGACCTCCGCCGGAGCCTCGGCGGGCTTGGGCGCGGCATGCTTGACCACCGGCTTGTAGAGATAGCCCGCCGCGACCACCGCGATCAGACCGGCGGCGGCCAGCCAGGCGCGCGGCTCCCGCCAGCCCGGCTTGGCGCCCGGGGCCATGTGGTTCAGCACCTCGTCGCGATCGAGGATCTGGTGCTTGGCCACCGCGCCCAGGTGCAGGGCCAGCAGCAGGTAGGTGGTCTTGACCAGCAGGCCGTGGCCGACCTCGCCCGCCTGGTGCCAGGCGTGCTTGGGACCGGCGGCCAGTTCGGGCAGGCCCGGAATGTGCGGCCAGGGAATGGCGCCGTACAGGATGGTCGGCAGGCCCAGCTTGCTGGTCGAGACGATGATCCAGCCGGTGACCGGCAGGCCGATCATGATCACGTAGAACGCCACGTGCACGATCTTGGAGGCGATGGTCTCCCAGCGCGGCTGGCCGACCGGATGGGGCGGCGGCTTGTGGGTCAGCCGCCAGGCCAGGCGCGCCAGGCTGAGCAGCAGGATCGTGATGCCGATCGACTTGTGCAGCTGGAAGATGGCGTAGGTGGCCGGACCCTTGGGCTCGTCGCCCATCCGCCAGCCCAGGATGATCTGGAAGAGGATGGCGGCGGCGATCAGCCAGTGAATGACGATCGCCACCGTCGTGTAGGATTTCGGACGGCCCGCCGCCGAGGCGGTCTCGATGGATGTCTCGGCGGTCATGGTCGTCCTCGTCTCAACTTAGGTCCCGGTTCGAATCCGAGAACTTACTTCTTCGGATTGAACTCGGCTTCGATCTCCAGGTCGACCACGTCGCCGACCAGGCCTTGCAGGTGGGTGAAGCCGAAGTCCGAACGCTTGATCTGGCCGGAGGCCGAGAAGCCCATGATCTGCGAGCCGAACGGGGTCTTGGCGTAGCCGTTGTACTTGACGTCCAGGGTGACCGGCTTGGTCACGCCGCGGAAGGTCAGGTCGCCCGTCAGCTTGCCCGGCTCGACCTTGGTCGAGACGAAGGTGATCTTGGGATACTGGCCGGCGTTGAAGAACTTCGGATCCGTGCCGATTTCCTTGTTGAAGTCCGGCAGGCCGGTGTCGACGGCGGCGGCGTCGATGGTGATCGACACCTTGGTGTTCAGCGGCTTGGCCGGGTCGTAGGTGTAGGACCCGTCGATGGCCTCGCGCGTGAAGCGGAAGGTGTAGTGCGAGGTCCCGAAGTGGGTGACCTTCATCTCAAGGCTGGCGTGGCGCTTGTCGATGACCCAGTTGCCGGCCGGGGCCTGGGCCGGATCGGTGGCGGTGGCCTGGGCGAAGGCGACGGCGGGAATGGCCGCCGGAGCGAGCAGGAGGGCGCCGGCCAGAAGGGCTGAGGCGAAACGGCGGTTCATAGGGGCAGTCTCCAAACTGTAATAGCAGTAGTTGCTGAACCCCCAACTTAGGAAGCTTGGCCCGAGGAAGAAGGGACCGCGCTTCACGAAGCCGTGATCACCACGGCTTTGCACCACGCGCCCCAACATCTAAACGAAGTTCACTTGAGCTTTCCGCCAGATCGGACCCGTCCCATGACCTATCGCGCGCCCGTCCGCGACCTCGCCTTCGCCCTGAAGCACGTGGCCGGCTTCGACCGCCTGGCCGCCGCCTTCCCGGAGGCCGACGCCGACACCGTGGAGGCCGTGCTGCAGGCCGCGGGCGTGTTCGCCAGCGAAGTATTGGCCCCGCTCAACCGGGCCGGCGACCTGGTCGGCGCCAAGCTGGAGAACGGCGTGGTGCGCAGCGCCCCCGGCTTCGCCGACGCCTATCGCCAGTTCGCGCAGGACGGCTGGACCAGCCTGGCTGCCGCGCCCGAGCATGGCGGCCAGGGCCTGCCCAAGACCCTGGAAGTGGCGGTGCTGGAAATGGTCCAGGCCGCCAACATGGCGTTCGGCCTGTGCCCGATGCTGAGCCTGGGCGCCATCGAGGCCCTGACCCATCACGGCTCCGAGCGCCAGAAGGCGCTGTACCTGCCCAAGCTGGTGTCGGGCGAATGGACCGGCACGATGAACCTGACCGAGCCCCAGGCCGGCTCGGACCTGGGCGCCCTGACGACGATGGCCACGCCGGACGGGAACGGCGGCTACACGATCTCGGGCCAGAAGATCTTCATCACCTGGGGCGATCACGACGCCGCCGACAACATCCTGCACCTGGTG
The window above is part of the Caulobacter soli genome. Proteins encoded here:
- a CDS encoding FAD-binding oxidoreductase, which translates into the protein MTKPVPADTLSRLKAVLGEGGWSQDPDRLAPKLKEWRGRWTGQTPLLALPRSTAEVAAVVGICAADGVAITPQGGNTGLVAGQIPQGEILLSTEKLTAVRDVDAFDDVMVLEAGVTLAKAHEVALSVNRRFPLSVASEGSCTIGGLASTNAGGTAVLRYGVMRDQILGIEAVLPNGEVWNGLKRLRKDNTGYDLKHLLIGAEGTLGIITAASLKLYPLLASRCVAIAAVATPNAAIALLAKAKDETGGAVEAFELMSRLGVAFALKHIPGLREPLEAVHPWYVLIETASGEPGAAEAAMERLLAGALETGLVQDAAVAQSQTQAHAFWAVRENQSGGQKPEGAAWKHDVSVPVSKVAAFIDQATAAVERLSPGVRVVAFGHVGDGNVHYDVLRADGAPDDPHDALRDEGARIVHDIVAGMNGSISAEHGLGAMKSAEALRYKSAVEIEALRAVRAALDPQRIMNPRVLF
- a CDS encoding type II toxin-antitoxin system VapB family antitoxin; protein product: MGILIKNPEAERAVRELASLTGESLTTAIEIAVKERLEAKRAVKPKHIPRSAAEMKAITRRFLTPKARAGLIPPLTKADFDELWEIPGFAEDSTP
- a CDS encoding type II toxin-antitoxin system VapC family toxin, which gives rise to MILVVDTSALVAIAAEEAGCDTFIDALEAATEAFMSPMTYVKLGSVLVGRGLFPSRDVTDDWLGVYRVQIARSPVIDTAALDAYLRYGKGRHPARLNLGDCFSYALAKQLDAPLLYKGDDFPLTDVRSALA
- a CDS encoding 1-deoxy-D-xylulose-5-phosphate synthase; translated protein: MKFRIMYLEDKSKGLNGPARIGRVRLSKTGETLYYGGRTFEALRNSGLKANFSDVETGQPFWIAKARKGGDDRLYKGAGDPPVIDDDVAEEYWRDVRGVPNPAAG
- a CDS encoding L-threonylcarbamoyladenylate synthase — protein: MGVYGSDRRQGEGQLRHHGQEEIEAAAQALRDGGLVLLPTETVYGLGADAANPAAVAAIFEAKGRPRFNPLIAHVHDAATAARIAAFDDRAQALARAFWPGPLTIVAPIRDTAAVCDLARAGLDTVAIRVPGHPLSRAVLEAFGGPVVAPSANRSGRPSPTTFDDAFAETGSKTAAALDGGPCEVGLESTVVAVLDGPVRLLRPGAVTRAQLEAVVGPLAQADDDAKRSPGRLALHYAPDAPVRIEAAAPEAGEAFLAFGPWPAGEGVFNLSPSGDLVEAAAKLFAFLRAADRTSPVGIAVAPIPDEGLGEAINDRLRRAAGFIG
- a CDS encoding YceI family protein, with amino-acid sequence MTAETSIETASAAGRPKSYTTVAIVIHWLIAAAILFQIILGWRMGDEPKGPATYAIFQLHKSIGITILLLSLARLAWRLTHKPPPHPVGQPRWETIASKIVHVAFYVIMIGLPVTGWIIVSTSKLGLPTILYGAIPWPHIPGLPELAAGPKHAWHQAGEVGHGLLVKTTYLLLALHLGAVAKHQILDRDEVLNHMAPGAKPGWREPRAWLAAAGLIAVVAAGYLYKPVVKHAAPKPAEAPAEVAAPAPSAAPAAPTAPAEAAAPAEPDSALKDPVAWTVAKSSTLGFSATWAGDAIEGQFKRWTADILFSPEALDRSKLTVSIDMSSAATGDDQRDASLPSDDFFAAATHPKATFTASKFRKTGEGKFVAEGTLELRGVKKPVSLPFSLKIDGDTATARGVTTLDRTVFGVGQGEWASTDQIGGKVKVSFAITAKKK
- a CDS encoding YceI family protein gives rise to the protein MNRRFASALLAGALLLAPAAIPAVAFAQATATDPAQAPAGNWVIDKRHASLEMKVTHFGTSHYTFRFTREAIDGSYTYDPAKPLNTKVSITIDAAAVDTGLPDFNKEIGTDPKFFNAGQYPKITFVSTKVEPGKLTGDLTFRGVTKPVTLDVKYNGYAKTPFGSQIMGFSASGQIKRSDFGFTHLQGLVGDVVDLEIEAEFNPKK